GTGCAACATTTTTGGCAGCCTTCCAGATGTGAGATCTTGACTTTGGCTGCACATGTAGGCCAGCCAGAGAGCTGCAAGCTTGGATGTTCTTATTTAAGGACACAGGATATTTTAGTACCGATCCCCCTAAAtgtacttaacaaaaatataaacacaacatgcaacaacttcaaagattttactgagtttgaGTTAATttaaggaaatcggtcaatttcaatgtattcattaggccctaatatatggattcCACGATTAGGCAAGGGTGCAGCCAcgggggagccaggcccagccaatcagaatcagTTTTTCCCCATAAATGGGCTTTATTACAAacaaaaatactcctcagtttcatcagttgtccaGGTGGCAGGtttcagacaatcccgcaggtgaagaagctggctGTGCAGGtcctgcattttatatttttgttcagtatagttctaTAGCACTCACTGGTAGTGCTGCTTCTAGCTGTCAGATTATATAATGTCTAGGCCAACACAGCACACCCTCATGATCTTCAATGTAGTCtgtcaaactcatttttcaaTCATCAACTACTTCCATGTGCAAAACCTATGCCAACCAAAACTAAACTACTATCTTCTGTTCTTGGCCCTCTCTTCCCAttgtctctttctccttcccagcCTAGACTCTGCATGGCGAGCGAGTGGCGGCAGCAGAAGTGACTGTCCCTAGACCAGCCAGAGAGGCCTGTGGCAGAGTGGTGGTGTGGCCCCAGCCCCGTACGGGAGGAGAACCACCATGGCCTCTCGTCATCAGAGGAACTCTGTGCGGATCCTGTCCAGCCGGGAGCGCGGCTCACAGGCCTTTGGCTCCAAGCGCCTGCTGCAGCAGCTGGTGGAGGAGAAGGTCCGCTGGATGAAATGGCAGAGTCAGGTAAAAGCCAAAGAAGCACATTATCCCAGTCAAAGGATTAGTCTAAACTGCTTTGGTTTCAACAGATATGGAGTAGTAGTAGGCTATCAATCTCTCACTACTTTCACTGCCCACCTGCTGCAGTAGGCATTTTGATCTGGGACAATATACCATTGCCTTTAACTCGTCACCATGGAAACAATGCCCTGTGCTTATCTTTATCATCTATAGTCTATTTTGGGAGTTGTTCTTTAAAATCCCTAATAATATGCAGTTGATGGATCACAATTTCACTCAAGTCttaagtaaaaacaaatgtatttttgaaTATATGTAATTATACTATGATTAGTGCATTTAATAATGCGTGTGCTACCTCCATGTAAGGCGTTAAGCAATGTTTGTTGCCCTTACACAGAAAGTGGAGCTGCCAGACAGCCCTCGCTCGACGTTCCTGTTGGCCTTCAGCCCAGACCGGTAAGGAACTCAACTGACCCGGCCGCACAAGTGGATTCATGAGAGCATTTGAGGCTGGGCTTCCTTAAGCGGCATAGCAGCTGTAACATTTACTCTACCCCCCTTATCTCCAATTTGATAGGACCCTCATGGCTTCCACTCATGTCAATCACAACATCTACATCACAGAGGTGAAGACTGGAAAGTGCTTACATTCGCTGGTAGGCCACCGCCGCACGCCCTGGTGCGTGACCTTTCACCCTACCATCCCAGGTCTGGTGGCCTCCGGGTGCCTTGACGGAGAGGTCCGCATCTGGGACCTGCATGTAAGTGGTGCCTTCTCTTAAACACAGACAGACCCCTATTAAAATAAATAGGACCCAAGTTTCAGGTCTCCGCTTGCCAAGTTGCATAGGTATATTCTTTTACTATGTTAGATTGTAAGACTTGTATACACAGCACAGTCTTCGCCAGAAGTAAATGTTGAGGTGTCCCCCAGGGCACTGTCCAACTCCAGGCATCATAAGGAAACTTTTCTATCTTTGTGTTGCTATTGGTAGTCTAATTGATAAACCCATTTGACAGGAATCCGCATTCCATAAAGATCATGCAAGCGTTTGTATCCACTGTTTCCGTATCCTACTTGTTTCTTTCTGTATTAAATCCCCTTGTGTTTGTTTCTGCAGGGTGGCAGTGAGAGCTGGTTCACGGAAAGCAATGTGGCCATTGCCTCGCTAGCCTTCCACCCCACTGCCCAGCTCCTCCTTATCGCCACCAATAACGAGCTCCACTTCTGGGACTGGAGCCGGCCCGAGCCCTTTGCCGTGGTCAAAACCGGCAGCGAGACTGAAAGAGTCAGGTGAGAGACCATCGAGATTGATGTAGGGCTGGATATATACTACAtacttttgctctctctctctgggtttcaGTTAGCCCGTAATAGCTGGCTTTTGGGTGATTTTAAAAACGAATAAAAAGCCAATAAATAAAATTGGCGCCGGCCAATTGTCCTGGTGAATAACAAAAGCCCATTGCAATATAATGCTTTTTAGCCTATTAATTGATAGAAATATCAGTTAGTCGATGTAAATGCATTTGATCGGTCATGCTTTTCTGTTCTATaggttcatttgcataatttaATTGGTGCTTGTGTGTTTTCGTTTGGTCGTTTAGGATTCTTATTTATCACAGGAATACAGCATACAGATAAAGAGCCTAGTTTGAGTGAAAATCtgtcagacagcgagagagctACTGCTCCTGTTGCTGCTGGAGTGAAACATGCTTTTATATGCCCAGTCATTGCGCACCACTCTAAATGCAATCACATGTTAAAAACAGTTGATGGCCACAATTTAAAGagctactatttttatttctcaactggtaattgaagtGTGCTTGCCATTCAAGTGCATAGGCATTAGGCAATGTTAGGCTTCAGCGCGTCACACTTTGCAATGTGAACTGGAGGCAGTACGCATTTTGAAAATATATACTTAATTGTGTGGAACCGGAATGTTTTACTTCTTTTtgtgaggcatgtcttaccttgcttcaaagtagcctatagccAAAATCCATTTCTATAAACTTTGAagcaattattttttataaagacttccataTGTCATTGAAACAAGTAGCCTATTTCTCTCATGTTTGTTCCATGTTCTATTGGATTTCAACTTCCTTTAATTGTCAagtagccaaaggcacaatcctagtcatattagcaacccatgctaatTGTTGCATCTTCGGATCTTCCATAGATGAAAATATTGACATTTTATATGTCACATGAAACCTCTTGCATGTGCAGTGCGCTTTTGACAACAGCGTTTTCCAGCAAATTGCATAATGGAACAAACATTCGTGCTTAGCTTACTGCCGTATGCGCATTGCTGTGCATATAATGTGAAGAAGATAGTTTATCAAAATTTTTAAGCTAAACCTTCTGATCTgctgcatcagcctcattgctttttaTTTACTTGTTTCGtatactggttgtatgaatttgggttCTATCATTCCACAAGCTGACTAATAGAATAGGTAAACATTTCTACTATTGGGGATACCAGATTGACATAGGGTAGTGGTTTTGCTGTTTATTAATCTCTTGCTGGCTGAGAAAGTAAACAGTGGAAAGTTATTGTAGCATCTTAAAACTGCGCATCAGAATTCGGTAAGATGTTGCATGTGCTGTTAAGATGAATTACCATATGTTTGCTGTCATTCTGAGtaccgtgggtggacgccctaatcggGTTActcacccaatgcatatgggtccagTAAATTAACATGCTGCAGGTCAAATGTTTGGCgccacattttcctaacggaaacactgatacagttgaagtcggaagtttacatacaccttagccaaatacatttaaactcagtatttcacaattcctgacattttaatcctagtaaaaattccctgtcttaggaatgtgaaatgtcagaataatttattttagcttttatttctttcatcacattcccagtgggtcaaaagtttacatagactcaattagtatttggtagcgttgcctttaaattgtttaacttgagccaaactgagtcaggtttgaaggcctctttgctcgcacatgctttttcagttctgccaacacaatttctataggattgagaccagggctttgtgatggccactccaataccttaactttgttgtccttaataagccattttgccacaactttggaagtatgcttggggtcattgtccatttggaagacccatttgcgaacaagctttaacttcctgactgatgtcttgagatgttgcttctatatatccacatcattttcctgcctcatgatgtcatctattttgtgaagtgcaccagtccctcctgcagcaaagcacccccaaaacatgatgctgccacccctgtgcttcatggttgggatggtgttcttcggcttgcaagcataacgatggtcattatggccaaacagttctatttttgtttcatcagatcaaaaaagtacgatctttgtccccatgtgcagttgcaaaccgtagtcagttttttttatggtggttttggagcagtggcttcttccttgctgagcggcctttcaggttatgtcgatataggactcgctttactgtggatatagattattttgtacctgtttcctccagcatcttcacagggtcctttgatgttgttctgggattgatttgcacttttcgcaccaaagtatgttcatctctaggagacagaactcgtctcttTCCTTAGCGGTAtggcagctgcgtggtcccatggtgtttatacttgcgtactactgtttgtacagatgaacgtggtaccttcaggcatttggaaattgctcccaaggatgaatcacaCTTCTGGAGGTATTtttctgatttctttagattttcccatgatgtcaagcaaagaggcactgagtttgaaggtaggccttgaaatacatcaacaggtacacctccaattgactcaaatgatgtcagttagcctatcagaagcttctaaagccatgacatcatttttgtgaatttcccaagctgtttaaaggcacagtcaacctagtgtatgtacacttctgacccactgcaattgtgatacagtgaaataatctgtctgtaaacaattgttggaacaattactggtgtcatgcacaaagtagatgtccgaacCGACTTGCCCAAatttatagtttgttaacaagaattttgtggagtggttgaaaaacgagttttcatgactccaacctaagtttaagtaaacttccgacttcaactgtatatacatacagagcattcggaaagtattcagacccatattttgttgcgttacagccttaatctaaaattgatcaatctacacacgattccctataatgacaaggtgaaagcatttttttagacatgtttgcaaatgtatattctTTTAAAACAACAGCATGTCTTTAATTACacaagcattcagaccctttgctactaGACTCAATTATattctggtgcatcctgtttccattgatcatccttgatgtttctacaacttgattggagtacacctatggtaaattcaattgattggacgtgatttggaacGGTACACatctgtttatataaggtcccatggttgacagtgcatgtcagcgcaaaaaccaagccatgagttggAATTGTCcgtaggaattgtccgtagagcaccgaagcaggattgtgtcgaggaacattgaaggtccccagcattaaaggtccccaagaacatagtgccctccatcattcttcaatggaacaagtttggaaccaccaagactcttcttagagctggccaaactgggCAAGATCTTGATGGtcgctccaacagagctccagaattcctctgtggagatgggagaaccttccagaaggacaaccatctctacagcactccaccaatcaggcctttgtggtaggatggccagacagaagccagtcctcagtaaaaggcacatgacagcctgcctggagtttgccaaaaggcacctaaaggacaatcagaccatgagaaacaagattctctggtctgatgaaaccaagattgaactatttggcctgaatgccaagcgtcacgtctggatgaaaccttgcaccatccctatggtgaagcgtggtggcagcatcatgatgtggggatttGTCAGCGGCAGGGCCtgcagactagtcaggatcgagggaaagatgaacggggcaaagtacagagatactTGATAAAaacctccagagcgctcaggatctcagactgtgaccttccaacaggacaacgaccctaagcacgcagccaagacaatgcaggagtggcttcgggacaagtctcaatgtccttgagtggcccagccagagcctggacttgaacccgatctaacatctctagagacctgaaaatagctgtgcagcaacgcttcccatccaatctgactgagcttgagaggatctgcagagaagaataggagaaactctccaaatactggtgtgccaagcttgtagcgttatacctataaaaaaaaaaaactccaggctgtaatcgctgtcaaaggtgcttcaacaatgtactgagtgaaaggtctgaatactcacgtaaatatatatatttttgcctttgttattgtgtgtagactgacagggatttttttttttttacgttttagaataaggctgtaacgtaatgtcggaatactttctgaatgcaatgtatataaagtgccttcagatagtattcataccccttgacttattccacattttgttacagcctgaattcaattattttctttttttacccatatgcacacaataccccataatgacagtgaaaatatggtttttaaaaatgtgtacacatttatttgaaaaatgaaatacagatcaAATTTTACATAGGTATTCTCACCCCTTAGTCGATACAtttttagaatcacctttggcggATATTACAGCTGTGAGGTTTTTCTTGGTAAGTgtataagagctttgcacacccggattatacaatatttgcacatttgtCTGTTAAGTTGTTGCTCATtgcaagtcttgccatagattttcaaccCAATTTAAGTTCAAAATGTAACTAGGCCACACTGAAAGTAGGCTGTTGGTAGTCTGACTGAACCAGGTCTTCCTCTAGTATATTGCCTGTGCTTAGCACTGTTCTGTTTCTTTTtgtataaataataatacaaaaatgaTCCCTAGTCCTTGCTAATGACAGGCATTACCATAACAAGCATTACCATAACCTGATGCAGCCATGACTGTGCTTGAAAATAttaacataacgctttgtattcaagacatgtttattttattttttgggcagttttactttagtagcttattgcaaacaggatgcattctGTAcaacagggctgcccaaccctcttcctggagatctactgtcctgtaggttttcagttcaAGCCTAATTCAGCATATCTGATTCAGATAGTCTAGGTCTTGTTGAGCAGATAAAAAGTAGACCATGTACAAGCTTCCTCCTTTTcacactgtcatttaggttattcttgtggagtaactacaatattgttgatcaTCCTCAGatttcttctatcacagccattaaactctgttactgttttaatgtaaccattggcctcatggtgaaatccctgagatgtttccttcctctccggcaactgagttaggaaggacgcctgtatctttgtagtgactgggtgtattaatacaccatccaaagtgcagttaataacttcaccatgctcaaagggatattcaatttatttttacccatttaccaataagtgcccttctttgagaggcattggaaaacctagTCTACACTTGACTTAAATGCAACTTCTGCTATCAGAATAAGAAGATCGCATTGAAAAGACGGGTCTAGATGCACAAAAGTTGAATGGAATAATCCAAAACGCTCAACTATAAACTGTCTCAACTCACTAAGCTTCAAAATCACACACCTAGTACTAGTTTAATTcactgatcctttgattggatggacatGATAGTCATACTGCTAAACTTTGATTGGTTTGAGGTCCTCCGGAAGTCGTCATAATTACCATGTAGGTCTATAGAAGGGGGTGAGGagcatgagcctcctaggttttgtattgaagtcgaTGTAGCCAGAGGAGAATGGAAAAAATGGCTGTCCTCCTGCTAGaccaaaaaaaaaagtaaaaaaataatatatatgtgtatatactttcactgagtaggatggtcctcccttcCTCCTATAATTTGGATTTCAGGAAAAAATATTGTTGAAACAATTTTTCTTTTTCACATGGAACAATTTCACAGTAGCGTAAATGTTGTGTCATTATAATATGATATTGCTATGATTAGAATATATTTGAGTTGATGGAAAGCTCTGCTGTTTTCTCTTTTAGGTTGGTGAGATTTGATCCTTTGGGGCACAATCTTCTGACTGCTACTGTGAACCCCTCCAACCAGCAGGTGAGTTCTTTTGCACTATACCGTATACAGTTTTCTGTCTAGAAATGAAATCTTCTCAAAGccttttaaacatgactgtacgCTAAAACATTCAACATGTCTATCCTCATATCTAACATATTATGTCCTGTAGAATGATGATGACTCAGAGGTCCCCATGGACAGCGTAGAGATGCCCCACTTCCGCCAGCGCTCCTTCCTGCCCTCCCAGCCTGTACGCCGCACGCCCATCCTCCACAACTTCCTGCACATCCTTTCCTCGCGCTCCTCGGGAGCGCAGGCTGGGGGGGATGCGTCCCGCCCTGGCGGGGAGAGCAGTGGCGAGCCCCCCAGCATGCCTTTGGGCCAGTACCCAGCCTCTCAGGACCGTGGACTGCCCTTCCCAGGCTGCACCCAGCACCTGGGCATGGTGTGCCTATGCAGCCGCTGCACAGCCAACCGCAGCCCCTCTCTGGGCGAGGGGCCCTCCTCCAGGCCTGTGGTCCTCCCTGAGCACCCTCAGCCGGCCCCCCATGCCTCCACCTTTTCCTCAGCCCGTACGGAGCCCCGACAGCCTTCAGAGCCCAGTGGGGCCCAACAGCGGCCCTCTGCCTTCACAACGGTCTACTATAGTGCCGGCAGCTCCCTGCACCGTGCCGTGCCTACCACCCACGTGGTCAGCCCGCCCCTGAGCCAGCAGCCTCCGCCACCACCCACCAGCCACCCACCCCTCTCCCGCCCACTGCCCGGACCCGATTGGACACGCAGCCTGCTGAACATGAGAGGCTCAGAGAGCAGAACTGGAGGGAGTGAAGGTGGGGTGAGCGGGGTAGGTGGTATGGGTGGTGTCGGGGGTGGGATGCTGCCCCCCCGAACCAGCTCGTCCTCCGTCAGCCTGCTGTCAGTGCTCCGGCAGCAGGACGGCTCCTCCCAGTCCCCTGTCTACACTTCCGCCACAGAGGGACGGGGTTTCCCCACGCAGTCAAGCTCTGAACCGGGCCCTGGCCCCGTGGCCAATCAGCGAGGTGGTGGAGGGGCGGGCACCAGCAGCGGGCACCACCCTTTCTGGGACGGCACGCGCAGCAACCCGACCTCGTTCCGCAACGTGCTCCAGTGCAACCTGAGCCGCTACTTCATGGAGTTTGACCGCATGCAGGACCTGGAGTCGCCGCTGGGGGGCGtcgggggaggggagggtggtcAGGAGCAGACGCAGGAGCTGCTCAACAACAACATGGACCCGGAGAGACCCAGGCCTTCCTCCTCCCACTATCAGCCCCAGCCGCCCCCACCAACCCCAGCCGAGAACAACCCCCCTCCCTCCAATGCGGCTCACTCCTCTCGGGGCCAACTGAACCGCTGCCGGGCCTGCCACAACTTGCTCACCTTCAACCACGACTCCCAACGCTGGGAGCGCACCAGCCCAGCCTCGTCCACCTCCGCTGTCTCCACCCAGGAGGGCTCCAGCTCTCCCTGGCAGCAGCCGACCAGCCCTGCCTATGAAGAGACCCATGTGTCACCACAGAGGCGGGAGCCCCAACCCCAGccaccagagagggagaggagggtaacCCAGCCCCCGGAGCCCAGCGAGCGGCAGCCCTCCCCAGGCCCTCATGGTGCGGCCATGCCCTTCCCCACCATTGCGTCGTCCACTGCCCAGCCCGGTGAGCAGACGGTGGGCCTGGTGTACAACCAGGAGACGGGCCAGTGGGAGCGCGTCTACCGCCAGGCCGCCTCCAGCCGCTCCGCCGTTGCCGACGCACCGCCAGAGGCCTTAAGCCAGGAAATGCCTGTGGATAACCCAGACGAGGACTCTCTGAGGAGGTAGAGTTATGAGAAAGTCCTTGGTAGTCTCTACAGTGGGCGATTTTTGCTCAGTCCAGGGTCGTACTCCGTAGTGCACACTGTAGCAATATGTTTTAAAATAAACGTTTCTTATTGAACGAGCTTGGATCGTACCTCGCTGTTTCAAACTGTTTTCTTCAGTTTTATCTACTGAACACAACTCTGCTCACTTTAGCTAGTAATCCTCTCTGACTTAAGAACATTACAGCAAGTAACGACTGGTCTGCTTTTCTCAGTATttcctactcattccaaggttattctttattttactgttttctacattgttgaataataagTAAAAAcgattaaataacacatggaatcatgtagtaaccaaaaaagtgtttataattgagattcttcaaagtagccatcctttgccttgacagctttgaacactcttggtattctctcagccagcttcatgaggtagtcacctggaatgcatttaaattaacaggtgtgccttgttaattctttcattaatgcatttgagccaattagttgtgttgtgacatgataggggtggtatacagaagatggccctatttgataaaatactaagtccatattatggcaggatCGGCTCAAATACTTTTAAgacttgaaggtcagtcaatccggaacatttcaagaactttgaaagcaccttcaagtgcagtcgcaaaaatcatcaagcgctctgatgaaactggctctcatgaggaccgccacaggaaaggaagacacagagttacctctgctgcagatgataagttcattagagttaactcagaaattgcagcccaaataaatgcttaacaaagttcaagaaacagacccatctcaacatcaactgttgaggagactgcgtgaatcaggccttcacggtcgaattgctgctaagaaaccactactaaaggacaccaataagaagagacttgcttgagccaagaaacacgagcaatggacattagacaggtggaaatctgtcctttggtctgttgagtccacatttgagattttgggttccaaccaccgtgtctttgtgagacgcagagtaggtaaacgcatgatctctacatgtgtagttcccactgtgaagcatggaggaggaggtgtgatggtgtgggggtgctttgctggcgacactgtctttgatttatttagagttcaaAGTACACTTAACCTGCaaagctaccacagcattctgcagcgatacgccatcccatctggtttgcgtttaatgggactatcatttgtatttcaacaggaaaatgacccaacacacctccaggctgtgtaagagctatttgaccaagaaggatagtgatgtagtgctgtatcagatgatctggcctacacaatcacccgaccgcaacccaattgaggtggtttgggatgagttggaccgcaaagtgaaggaaaagcagccaacaagtgatcagcatatgtggaaattccttcaagactgttggaaagcattcctcaagaagctggttgagagaatgccaagagtgcaaatctgtcaaggctaagggtggctgctttgaagaatctcataaaatatattttgaacacttttttttgggTTACTTCAttattccgtatgtgttattttattatttggatgtcttcactattctacaatgtagaaaatagtacaaaataaagaaacccttgaatgtcctaacttttgactggtactgtatattgtccAAATAGTTGTATAAAACAAATGGACTCCCTTTTGTAGAGGAGATTAAACGCTGATCCATTGTTTGGTGTGTTTGTTCACAGGAGGCTGTTGgagtcctccctcctctctctctcccgctacgACATGGGAGGATCCAGAGACCACCCCATCTACCCAGACCCTGCCAGGTACCAGCCCCCAAACCAATCTCACCTCTAATGAACTTGTACTGTGTTTGACAGGATAAAACCCCTCCAAGTGCACCGTTTTCTTAGAGGTTCTGTCGAAACAAAGGTGACAGTTTAAAGTAAGGTTGAAAATCCCAGATATTTTCCCAAAAGTTCACTGGTTTAACAAAACATACAAGTTAGAGGATTTCTTAAACTCAGGAATTTTGAGAAAGTTCATGTAACTTTGCCAACCTACACTGAAAAATATATAAACGGAACAAGTAGTGTtcatttcatgagctgaaataaaagatcccagaaatcttCCGTACACACAAACCTTATTTCTCTTAAatcttgtttacatccctgttagtgagcatttctcatttgctaagataatacatccacttgacaggtgggacatatcaagaatctgatttaaactgcatgatcattacacaggtgcaccttgtgctagggacaataaaaggccacctggaaatgtgcagttttgtcacacaatgccacaatgtcgcaagttgagggagcgtgtaattggcatgctgactgcaggaatgtctaccagagctgttgccagagaattgaatgttaatttctctaccataagccgcctccaacgttgttttagagaataaGCAggatgtccaaccggcctcacaactcacgtgtatggcgtcgtatgggtgagcggtttgctgatgtcaacgttgtaaacAGAGTGCTCCGTGGTAGTGTtatatggtatgggcaggcataagctatggacaactaACACAATTACTTTTTTAATCGctggcaattttaatgcacagagataccttgacaagctcctgaggcccattgccgtGCCATTCATTCGCTGCTATCaccacaattcctggaagctgaaaatgtccgttcttctatggcctgcatactcagacatgtcactctttgagcatatttgggatgctctggatcgacgtgtacgccagcgtgttccagttcccaccaatatccagcaacttcacacaggacaacattccacaggccacaatcaacagcctgatcaactctatgcgaaggagatgtcgaggtgcatgaggcaaatggtggtcacaccagaaacTGACTGGTTTGCATATCCATgtccctacttttttttttttttggtatctgtccaacagatgcatatctgtattccaagtcatgtgaaatccatagattaggacctagttattttatttcaattgactgatttccatatatgaattgtaagtcagtaaaatctttgaaattgtttcatgttgcgttttgttcagtatagtatgaACCCTAGAGCTgtaaaccccccccaccccccattgaACTCTTCTCTCTGCCGTTGTTTCTCCTGCAGGTTGTCCCCGGCTGCGTACTACGCGCAGAGAATGATCCAGTACCTGTCGAGGCGGGACAGTATCCGCCAGCGTTCGCTGCGCTACCA
This DNA window, taken from Oncorhynchus kisutch isolate 150728-3 linkage group LG22, Okis_V2, whole genome shotgun sequence, encodes the following:
- the ambra1b gene encoding activating molecule in BECN1-regulated autophagy protein 1B, with amino-acid sequence MASRHQRNSVRILSSRERGSQAFGSKRLLQQLVEEKVRWMKWQSQKVELPDSPRSTFLLAFSPDRTLMASTHVNHNIYITEVKTGKCLHSLVGHRRTPWCVTFHPTIPGLVASGCLDGEVRIWDLHGGSESWFTESNVAIASLAFHPTAQLLLIATNNELHFWDWSRPEPFAVVKTGSETERVRLVRFDPLGHNLLTATVNPSNQQNDDDSEVPMDSVEMPHFRQRSFLPSQPVRRTPILHNFLHILSSRSSGAQAGGDASRPGGESSGEPPSMPLGQYPASQDRGLPFPGCTQHLGMVCLCSRCTANRSPSLGEGPSSRPVVLPEHPQPAPHASTFSSARTEPRQPSEPSGAQQRPSAFTTVYYSAGSSLHRAVPTTHVVSPPLSQQPPPPPTSHPPLSRPLPGPDWTRSLLNMRGSESRTGGSEGGVSGVGGMGGVGGGMLPPRTSSSSVSLLSVLRQQDGSSQSPVYTSATEGRGFPTQSSSEPGPGPVANQRGGGGAGTSSGHHPFWDGTRSNPTSFRNVLQCNLSRYFMEFDRMQDLESPLGGVGGGEGGQEQTQELLNNNMDPERPRPSSSHYQPQPPPPTPAENNPPPSNAAHSSRGQLNRCRACHNLLTFNHDSQRWERTSPASSTSAVSTQEGSSSPWQQPTSPAYEETHVSPQRREPQPQPPERERRVTQPPEPSERQPSPGPHGAAMPFPTIASSTAQPGEQTVGLVYNQETGQWERVYRQAASSRSAVADAPPEALSQEMPVDNPDEDSLRRRLLESSLLSLSRYDMGGSRDHPIYPDPARLSPAAYYAQRMIQYLSRRDSIRQRSLRYQQNRLRTLSSSSDSPAGNPSAAMENSDVDFEELDDNGDRTRHRTPRNARMSAPSLGRFVPRRFLLPEYLPYAGIFHERGQPGLATHSSVNRVLAGASIGDGQSAVASNIANTTYRLQWWDFTKFDLPEVSNASVNVLVPNCKIYNDASCDISADGQLLAVFIPSSQRGFPDEGILAVYSLAPHNLGEVLYTKRFGPNAISVSLSPMGCYVMVGLASRRILLHPSTDHMVAQVFRLQQPHGGETSIRMVFNVVYPMAPDQRRHVSINSARWLPDPGMGLAYGTNKGDLVICRPVFYRSDGESPAEASAEPIFTVNSSGGTSRTRSTDRPGAPSRSSWRLDRDMGLMNAIGLQPRHPVPSVTSQGTQTPIVQLQNAETQTERDLPRPSTSHAAAYEVRQELPSTSREAKGSLEQPQTSQIEDSTLGDASTEAGTSTANTGEAPEYAPGEDALARIRRLIAEGGMTAVVQREQSTTMASMGGFGNNIIVSHRIHRGSQTGAGAAAKRPSSGDPILADPGPSTASPSACPLNSLCLSLEHPPAPSEPRPGQVWGLPSLSQPQPPGLASEGEGASLSMAMDIDNVFEGAGRMDDSEPGPSSSLLFSSSSSSRGSYPSGTGRNGNNNNNNNNNNGSNNRDSYPGDPYSR